One window from the genome of Dolosigranulum savutiense encodes:
- a CDS encoding carboxylate--amine ligase, producing the protein MGQDKRIQPILLGSDFNVYGMARAFHEAYGVNSIALASAQLSPTKYSSIVDVRPQAGFNTPETFIKVMRDFIHNHQQDTDTAYILIACGDGYAELVSMFLDELSAFFICPYISHDLHQKLENKKDFYALCDTYDMPYPQTVFVAAEEAGQIDQLVEELPFDYPMVLKPNNSISYLETEFEGKKKAYFIDTAAEMKQVLKRIYTSGYPDEMIIQDMIPGDDTHMRVLNVYVDQHHNVRMMSLGHAILEDPAPAGVGNYLAILPDENDEICRRIKYFLEDIHYTGFANFDMKYDSRDGQYKLFEINLRQGRSSFFVTLSGENMAAQVVNDYVKQVPFEATTYVKGDAVWLGAPKSLITRYVDDEALVNEVNRLYKAGNYGYTALYKADRSPLRWLQQTYSLYRYYSNFKKYFRKKTL; encoded by the coding sequence GTGGGCCAAGATAAACGAATTCAACCGATATTATTAGGAAGTGACTTTAATGTCTATGGAATGGCACGGGCTTTCCACGAAGCTTACGGCGTGAACTCAATTGCACTCGCCTCAGCACAATTATCCCCAACAAAATATTCTTCTATTGTCGATGTCCGTCCGCAAGCTGGTTTTAATACGCCAGAAACCTTCATCAAGGTCATGCGGGACTTTATCCACAATCATCAACAGGATACCGATACGGCTTATATTTTAATTGCATGTGGTGATGGGTATGCTGAGCTGGTGTCGATGTTTTTGGATGAGTTATCAGCTTTCTTTATCTGTCCTTATATCTCACATGACTTGCATCAAAAATTAGAAAACAAAAAGGATTTTTATGCGTTATGTGACACATATGATATGCCTTATCCACAGACAGTCTTTGTGGCTGCAGAAGAAGCTGGTCAGATTGATCAACTTGTTGAAGAATTACCGTTTGATTATCCAATGGTACTGAAGCCCAATAATTCGATCTCTTACTTAGAAACAGAATTCGAAGGGAAGAAGAAGGCTTATTTCATTGACACAGCTGCGGAGATGAAACAAGTGCTGAAGCGAATTTATACAAGTGGTTACCCGGATGAGATGATTATTCAAGATATGATTCCTGGTGACGATACCCATATGCGTGTGTTGAATGTCTACGTCGATCAACATCACAACGTTCGGATGATGAGCTTGGGCCATGCTATTCTAGAAGATCCAGCACCAGCTGGCGTGGGTAACTATCTTGCTATTTTGCCGGACGAGAATGATGAAATCTGTCGCCGGATCAAGTATTTCCTAGAAGATATACACTATACAGGTTTTGCCAACTTCGATATGAAGTACGATAGTCGTGATGGACAATATAAACTATTCGAAATCAACCTTCGTCAAGGACGCAGTAGCTTCTTTGTCACCTTGAGTGGTGAGAATATGGCCGCTCAAGTCGTCAATGATTATGTGAAACAAGTTCCTTTCGAAGCAACGACTTATGTGAAAGGAGATGCTGTTTGGTTAGGCGCACCGAAGTCCTTAATTACGCGCTATGTAGATGATGAAGCGCTCGTCAATGAAGTCAATCGCTTATATAAGGCCGGTAATTACGGGTATACAGCCCTTTATAAAGCAGATCGTTCGCCCTTACGTTGGCTTCAACAAACCTATTCACTGTACCGCTATTACTCGAATTTTAAAAAATATTTTAGGAAGAAGACGTTATGA
- a CDS encoding YtxH domain-containing protein has product MSFSSFIKGSLFGAGLALLFAPKSGKETREELRQKFEESKETASEYAELAREKGEEVGAAASEASENIRITLSESAKDLRESLNETSEQLKEDAKDLKKDVKDAAEDVKEDVEDAAEDVKDEAKDAKKDVEKKAKK; this is encoded by the coding sequence ATGTCATTTTCATCATTTATTAAAGGAAGCTTATTCGGTGCTGGATTAGCATTGTTATTTGCTCCAAAGAGTGGTAAAGAAACACGTGAAGAGCTACGTCAGAAATTCGAAGAGTCTAAAGAGACTGCCAGTGAATATGCTGAATTAGCACGTGAAAAAGGTGAAGAAGTCGGTGCAGCTGCTTCAGAAGCATCTGAAAACATCCGTATTACTTTATCTGAATCAGCAAAAGACTTGCGTGAATCTTTAAACGAAACATCTGAGCAATTAAAAGAAGACGCGAAAGATCTTAAAAAAGACGTTAAAGATGCGGCTGAAGACGTTAAAGAAGACGTTGAAGACGCAGCTGAAGATGTCAAAGATGAAGCAAAAGACGCTAAAAAAGACGTCGAAAAAAAAGCTAAGAAATAA
- a CDS encoding PTS system mannose/fructose/sorbose family transporter subunit IID, which produces MSEQQNQSIKLTKADRLKVFWRHQYLQAAWNFERMQNVGFAYSLIPAIKKLYKDDKDEQREALKRHLEFYNTHPYVSAPVLGVTLTLEEERANGKAIDNAAIQGVKIGMMGPLAGVGDPIFWGTLRPVLGAFAASLALTGSWLGPLFFFFAWNIIRMLFLWYTQELGYIQGGNITDNLGGGLMKKLTQGASVLGMFIMGVLVPRWTSMNFPIVLSQVDVAKDEMVDFSGIAEAANKGILSGDQLREFYHSLSSGMSIDPMKTVTLQGTLDDLLPGIAPLLLTLFVVWLLRKKVNPITIILGLFVVGTIAYVLGIMA; this is translated from the coding sequence ATGAGTGAACAACAAAATCAATCCATTAAATTAACAAAAGCTGATCGATTAAAAGTTTTTTGGCGTCACCAATACTTACAAGCTGCCTGGAACTTTGAACGTATGCAGAACGTTGGATTTGCTTATTCTTTAATTCCGGCGATCAAAAAATTATACAAAGATGATAAAGACGAACAACGTGAAGCCTTGAAGCGTCACTTAGAATTCTACAACACCCACCCTTACGTCTCTGCTCCAGTTCTTGGGGTAACTTTGACCTTAGAGGAAGAGCGTGCGAACGGGAAAGCGATCGATAATGCCGCGATTCAAGGGGTTAAGATCGGAATGATGGGTCCACTTGCTGGGGTTGGGGATCCTATTTTCTGGGGAACCTTACGTCCAGTGCTTGGTGCCTTTGCCGCTTCTCTTGCGCTGACTGGAAGCTGGTTAGGGCCACTATTCTTCTTCTTCGCATGGAATATTATCCGTATGTTATTCTTATGGTACACACAAGAATTAGGTTATATCCAAGGAGGGAACATCACCGATAACTTAGGTGGTGGCTTGATGAAAAAACTTACTCAAGGTGCTTCCGTCTTAGGGATGTTCATCATGGGGGTTCTCGTACCACGATGGACCAGCATGAACTTCCCGATTGTCTTAAGTCAAGTAGATGTTGCCAAAGATGAAATGGTTGACTTCTCAGGAATTGCTGAAGCAGCGAATAAAGGCATTCTCTCTGGCGATCAATTGCGTGAATTCTACCACAGCTTATCCAGTGGTATGAGTATTGATCCGATGAAGACCGTTACACTTCAAGGGACCTTAGATGACTTACTACCAGGGATTGCGCCATTACTCTTAACCCTTTTTGTTGTCTGGTTGCTCCGTAAGAAAGTCAACCCAATTACAATTATCTTAGGCTTATTCGTTGTCGGAACCATTGCTTACGTCCTCGGCATTATGGCTTAA
- the nagZ gene encoding beta-N-acetylhexosaminidase produces MKESDEMIDKLRKQVGKLFVVGFDGLTVNEQVKSLIHEYHVGGIILFARNLANPEQIRQLTSDLQAEAQAAGYEQPLLIAIDQENGSVKRIPRQYMEYPGAMAIGATKQPTWAFDVAKATGEDLLTLGINWNLAPVLDVNNNPDNPVINVRSFGEDPTKVASFATAAIQGYQASGIVHSVKHFPGHGDTSVDSHLALPHVSHGRERLFEVELKPFIEAIEHNVDSIMTTHIVFDALETDGQTPATLSSAVMTDLLREELGYQGVVVSDCLEMRAISTTFGVAVAAVRALQAGVDMLIVSHTYEEQIQALQQVYQAAEAGQITTDRLITAQSRVQDLIERRKITFTADQFGKSFFTEEKQALARNIYQQSVTDVQVGKAIPADTAVFVIDVVDHHDTVAEDTQDGESLLFRQAQTIFSQVETAVVDEQAFDESILRERIDQAEAVIIGVKSIADGSAFAELMSQIAQQVPVYLIGLKQPYVGRQFQHIERWINTYENSAEAVKTALEAIVGRRELEGVSPVRVEE; encoded by the coding sequence ATGAAAGAGAGTGACGAGATGATTGACAAGTTGAGAAAACAAGTTGGGAAATTATTTGTTGTAGGGTTTGATGGGTTGACGGTTAATGAGCAGGTGAAGTCGTTAATTCATGAGTACCACGTGGGGGGAATTATTTTATTTGCGCGGAACTTGGCTAATCCGGAGCAAATTAGACAGTTGACGTCGGATTTGCAAGCGGAGGCGCAAGCAGCTGGCTACGAGCAACCGTTGTTAATTGCGATTGATCAAGAGAATGGATCAGTGAAGCGAATTCCTCGGCAATATATGGAATATCCGGGAGCGATGGCGATTGGAGCAACAAAGCAACCGACCTGGGCCTTCGATGTGGCTAAGGCGACCGGAGAAGATTTATTAACATTAGGGATTAATTGGAATCTGGCACCGGTGTTGGATGTGAATAATAATCCCGATAACCCGGTAATTAATGTGCGATCGTTCGGAGAAGATCCGACAAAAGTGGCTTCCTTCGCTACAGCTGCGATTCAGGGGTATCAGGCAAGTGGCATTGTTCATTCAGTGAAGCACTTCCCAGGTCATGGGGATACAAGTGTAGATTCGCACTTGGCATTGCCGCATGTTTCTCACGGGCGCGAGCGACTCTTCGAAGTAGAGTTGAAGCCATTTATTGAAGCGATCGAGCACAACGTTGATTCTATTATGACGACTCATATTGTCTTCGATGCGCTTGAAACAGACGGTCAGACCCCTGCAACACTGTCTTCTGCTGTTATGACAGACTTATTGCGAGAGGAACTAGGGTATCAAGGTGTTGTGGTGTCGGATTGTTTGGAGATGCGAGCTATTTCGACCACATTTGGGGTAGCTGTGGCAGCGGTACGTGCCTTGCAAGCAGGTGTGGATATGTTGATCGTCTCGCATACGTATGAAGAACAGATCCAAGCCTTACAACAAGTTTATCAAGCTGCTGAAGCGGGTCAGATCACGACCGATAGATTAATAACAGCTCAGTCGCGCGTTCAAGACTTAATCGAGCGTCGAAAGATAACCTTTACTGCGGATCAGTTCGGTAAATCATTCTTCACGGAAGAGAAGCAAGCGTTGGCGCGAAATATTTACCAGCAGTCTGTGACGGATGTGCAAGTTGGAAAAGCCATTCCTGCCGATACAGCTGTGTTCGTGATTGATGTCGTCGATCATCATGATACAGTCGCCGAAGATACACAAGATGGCGAGTCATTATTATTCCGCCAAGCGCAGACTATTTTTTCTCAAGTAGAGACAGCTGTTGTGGATGAGCAGGCCTTCGATGAGTCGATATTGCGCGAGCGAATAGATCAGGCGGAAGCGGTGATTATTGGGGTAAAGAGTATAGCTGATGGGAGTGCGTTTGCTGAGTTGATGAGCCAGATCGCCCAGCAAGTCCCAGTATATCTTATCGGATTAAAGCAGCCGTATGTCGGGCGTCAGTTCCAGCATATTGAGCGATGGATTAATACGTACGAAAATTCAGCAGAAGCGGTTAAGACAGCTCTAGAAGCAATTGTAGGTAGACGTGAGTTGGAAGGAGTTAGTCCAGTTAGAGTGGAGGAATAG
- a CDS encoding alpha-amylase: MQNGIMMQYFEWELANDGKHWERLKNEAKHLSEIGVTSIWFPPCFKAMNQDDVGYGVYDLYDLGEFDQKGTTRTKYGTKEELLAAIEELHKYGIRAYADVVLNHKAGADATETFPAVQVDEQDRNQDISDEHEIESWTKFTFPGRLGTYSDFHWHWYHFTGVSEDVKTGKSGIYRIVGEGKRWAADGEVSDEFGNYDYLMFANVDYHHPEVIEETKAWMKWFIEETGIDGIRLDAVKHIHASFMDELVDYVRAEFGEDFFFVAEYWDQDPEALNHYLAQHGYDIHLMDVRFHYGLHEASVNPDEYDLCQLFDGTLYRDNPLHAVTFVDNHDSQPGQSLESFVEPWFKPIAYGIILLSDYGYPCVYYPDYYGYQNLEYEGHRDCLECLMYARKEYAYGEMKKYLDDSRCIGFTRAGTPEHPCGCAVVISSGDENAKQMSVGEHHAGEMYTDLVGHREEKITIEEDGTAVFPVNGGSISVWVPEDKQQSPL; the protein is encoded by the coding sequence ATGCAAAATGGGATTATGATGCAGTATTTTGAGTGGGAATTAGCCAACGATGGCAAGCATTGGGAGCGGTTAAAAAATGAAGCGAAACACTTAAGTGAGATTGGGGTGACATCGATTTGGTTTCCGCCTTGTTTTAAGGCGATGAATCAAGATGATGTTGGTTATGGTGTATATGATTTGTATGACTTAGGGGAGTTCGATCAGAAGGGGACGACACGGACGAAATACGGAACGAAAGAAGAGTTGTTAGCAGCAATTGAGGAGCTACATAAGTATGGAATCCGAGCGTATGCGGATGTCGTGTTAAATCATAAAGCGGGAGCAGATGCAACAGAGACCTTCCCAGCTGTACAAGTAGATGAACAGGATCGGAACCAGGATATTAGTGATGAGCATGAGATTGAATCTTGGACGAAGTTTACTTTTCCGGGACGGTTGGGAACTTATTCCGACTTTCATTGGCATTGGTATCACTTTACAGGTGTCTCAGAGGATGTGAAGACGGGGAAGTCAGGTATTTATCGTATTGTTGGAGAAGGCAAGCGTTGGGCTGCGGATGGTGAGGTGTCTGATGAGTTTGGGAACTATGATTATTTAATGTTTGCCAATGTGGATTATCATCATCCCGAAGTGATTGAAGAAACGAAAGCATGGATGAAGTGGTTCATCGAAGAGACTGGAATTGACGGGATTCGCTTAGATGCGGTGAAGCATATTCATGCGAGTTTTATGGATGAATTGGTGGACTATGTGAGAGCAGAGTTTGGAGAAGATTTTTTCTTTGTAGCGGAGTATTGGGATCAGGATCCGGAAGCATTGAATCATTATTTGGCTCAACATGGCTATGATATTCATCTGATGGATGTGCGGTTCCATTATGGGTTGCATGAGGCATCGGTGAATCCAGATGAATATGATCTGTGCCAGTTGTTTGATGGGACACTTTACCGGGATAATCCCTTGCATGCCGTTACGTTCGTTGATAATCATGATTCGCAGCCGGGACAGTCCTTGGAGAGTTTTGTCGAGCCATGGTTTAAGCCGATTGCGTATGGTATTATTCTATTGAGTGATTATGGTTATCCGTGCGTGTATTATCCGGATTATTATGGGTATCAGAATCTCGAGTATGAAGGGCATCGGGACTGTTTGGAGTGCTTGATGTATGCGCGTAAGGAATATGCTTATGGAGAGATGAAGAAGTACCTGGATGATTCGCGCTGTATTGGGTTTACACGAGCGGGAACGCCGGAGCATCCGTGTGGGTGTGCGGTGGTGATCTCTAGTGGTGATGAGAATGCGAAGCAGATGTCTGTCGGAGAGCACCATGCGGGAGAAATGTATACCGATCTAGTCGGTCACCGCGAAGAAAAGATAACGATTGAAGAAGATGGGACAGCCGTCTTCCCGGTTAATGGCGGATCAATTTCAGTCTGGGTACCGGAAGACAAGCAACAATCTCCTTTATAA
- a CDS encoding ATP-binding cassette domain-containing protein, whose product MKIKQLTHHYGDFSLKIKDLNLPKEHIIGLIGENGSGKTTLIEAIAGVIQPDQFHKHGSPERILYIPSNLSPYGYLRVGEFCRLVIKYSNKQININTLLDKLKLSDKQDAKISTLSQGMKKKLTLIKLFVDDYDLVLLDEPFHGIDVKYMKDLNLILSDIKQSTTIVITSHVADNLVHICDNFVHLKDGQVTSMFDNPGNVDDIKEFMYD is encoded by the coding sequence ATGAAAATTAAGCAACTAACACATCACTACGGAGATTTTTCGTTAAAAATTAAGGATCTAAATCTACCTAAAGAACATATTATAGGGCTTATTGGAGAGAATGGCTCAGGGAAGACAACTTTAATAGAAGCCATTGCGGGGGTCATCCAACCAGATCAATTTCATAAGCATGGTTCTCCGGAGCGAATACTCTATATCCCTTCAAATTTATCGCCTTATGGGTATTTAAGAGTTGGAGAATTTTGCCGGTTAGTGATTAAATATAGTAATAAACAAATTAATATAAACACATTATTGGATAAATTGAAACTCTCTGATAAACAAGATGCAAAGATTTCAACATTATCGCAAGGGATGAAGAAGAAATTGACCTTGATTAAATTATTTGTCGATGATTATGATCTTGTGTTATTAGATGAACCATTTCATGGAATTGATGTGAAATATATGAAAGATTTAAACCTGATATTATCAGATATTAAACAATCAACAACCATTGTCATTACATCACATGTTGCTGATAATTTAGTTCATATATGTGATAATTTCGTTCACTTAAAAGATGGGCAAGTGACGTCTATGTTTGATAATCCAGGGAATGTAGATGATATCAAGGAGTTTATGTATGATTGA
- a CDS encoding PTS mannose/fructose/sorbose transporter subunit IIC, with translation MDFITLLLVIIVAMLAGMEGILDQFQFHQPIVACTLIGLATGNVELGILLGGSLQFIAVGWMNIGAAVAPDAAMASIASAILVTYHGASVQEGIALAIPLAVAGQVLTMFVRTITIALSHGADRQAEKGSIFGVEMYHYSALLLQGLRITIPAIIILSVPPQLVTDALNSIPDWLTGGLAVGGGMIVAVGYAMVINMMATPILWLFFALGFALAAVSELNLIAMGIIGVVAALLYIHLAPQFNQGGGGGGNASGNDPLDDILNDY, from the coding sequence ATGGACTTTATTACATTATTATTAGTTATCATTGTTGCGATGTTAGCCGGGATGGAAGGGATATTAGACCAATTCCAATTCCACCAGCCGATTGTCGCTTGTACATTAATCGGTCTAGCTACCGGAAACGTGGAGTTAGGAATTTTACTTGGGGGAAGCTTACAATTTATTGCCGTGGGTTGGATGAATATTGGGGCAGCGGTTGCCCCAGATGCAGCGATGGCTTCTATTGCCAGTGCAATCTTAGTCACTTACCACGGAGCTAGTGTTCAAGAAGGGATTGCCTTAGCGATTCCACTAGCTGTTGCGGGACAAGTATTGACGATGTTCGTTCGTACCATTACCATTGCCCTATCTCACGGAGCTGACCGCCAAGCAGAAAAAGGCTCAATCTTCGGAGTCGAGATGTACCACTACTCTGCATTACTCTTACAAGGATTACGTATTACTATTCCAGCAATTATTATCTTAAGTGTTCCACCACAATTAGTAACTGATGCCTTGAACTCTATTCCAGACTGGTTGACCGGTGGATTAGCAGTCGGTGGTGGTATGATCGTAGCGGTTGGTTACGCGATGGTTATTAACATGATGGCAACTCCAATTCTTTGGTTATTCTTCGCACTTGGTTTTGCATTAGCAGCTGTCAGTGAATTGAACTTAATCGCGATGGGAATTATCGGTGTTGTCGCAGCACTTCTCTACATCCACTTAGCACCACAATTCAACCAAGGTGGCGGTGGAGGCGGGAACGCATCCGGCAATGACCCACTCGATGATATATTGAATGATTACTAG
- a CDS encoding mannose/fructose/sorbose PTS transporter subunit IIB, which yields MVGIILASHGEFAKGILQSGTMIIGEQEQVEAVTLMPNEGPNDIREKLQQAAESFDTDEVLFLVDLWGGTPFNQASALFEGHEDTWAIVSGLNLPMLLEALGARFSTDSAHEIARSIVQSAKDAILTKPEDLAPKAEVNTADAQVEPTGALPEGTVVGDGRIDIGLARIDSRLLHGQVATSWSKDVKPTRIIVVSDNVANDELRKNLITQAAPPGIKANVIPIQKMIDVWHDTRFGKTRALLLFENPQDLLAVIKGGVGINEINLGSMAHSEGKSMITNALSVNQEDIDTFKELRDLGATFDVRKVPSDSRADLWKLLKKTKYMD from the coding sequence ATGGTTGGAATTATTTTAGCCAGTCACGGCGAATTTGCTAAAGGAATCTTACAATCCGGTACGATGATTATCGGAGAACAAGAGCAAGTTGAAGCGGTGACGTTAATGCCGAATGAAGGTCCGAATGATATCCGCGAAAAATTACAACAAGCTGCAGAATCATTCGACACGGATGAGGTACTATTTTTAGTTGATTTATGGGGAGGTACACCATTTAACCAAGCCAGTGCACTCTTTGAAGGGCACGAAGATACATGGGCAATCGTCTCAGGGTTAAACTTACCGATGTTACTGGAAGCATTGGGCGCACGTTTCTCAACAGACTCAGCCCATGAAATTGCTCGATCAATTGTTCAATCCGCAAAAGATGCCATCTTGACCAAGCCGGAAGATCTTGCCCCTAAAGCAGAAGTCAACACGGCAGATGCACAAGTTGAACCAACCGGCGCACTACCAGAAGGAACCGTTGTCGGAGATGGTCGTATTGATATTGGTCTCGCTCGTATTGACTCACGATTATTGCACGGACAAGTTGCAACGTCATGGTCCAAAGATGTCAAACCGACCCGTATTATCGTTGTATCAGACAACGTAGCCAATGATGAGTTGCGTAAGAACTTGATTACTCAAGCCGCACCACCAGGGATAAAAGCGAACGTCATTCCTATTCAGAAAATGATCGATGTCTGGCATGACACTCGCTTCGGCAAGACTCGTGCACTACTTCTATTCGAAAATCCACAAGATTTGCTAGCAGTCATTAAAGGTGGCGTCGGAATTAATGAAATCAACTTAGGCTCAATGGCACACTCAGAAGGAAAATCTATGATTACCAATGCCTTAAGTGTCAACCAAGAGGATATCGATACCTTCAAGGAATTGCGTGATCTGGGGGCAACATTCGATGTACGAAAAGTTCCAAGTGATTCACGTGCTGACTTGTGGAAATTATTGAAAAAAACAAAATACATGGATTAA
- a CDS encoding alpha-L-fucosidase — MAEQMSIQGVRPTSSDVKVKRWQTLGFGLFIHFGVYSAFGGEYKGKPVKHGYSEQIKMWADIPDEEYLKQAQAMTLEHFNPQEIVQLAKQAGMRYIVLTSKHHDGFCLWKTETTSYNSVENMAGQRDIVGELAEECARQGIKFGLYYSLVDWHAGHDYDHDNNNRISSDLAHYIEAQLTELLTQYGEIVELWFDMGYPTLEQSQRLKQLVAHFQPNCAINGRIWHNQGDFRTLGDNQIPAQALEGPWQTPASIYHETWGYRSWQVREDLTGKVTQLIQNLIAVRARGGNYLLNIGPKGDGSLVPFEREVLEAIGEWLRNHAHSLFGTSGIQLPAPSWGELTAKDNRLYVHIFDADRHDVTISGIANSVREAVLIESGETVAVSDDHKELTFSLPEGVQNLGVRTIQVTLDNHLLVRPDHRTEATSMSGEQLKNYYRYVDSGNYTTLQRINTKKEIYLETDANDVSVTIQGQARTDKQYRLQVGTAYYDMMGSNLIGSTYGPFQVSDRLTPLILTSHMPYEDLDVKIDRIDLQFNCETV; from the coding sequence ATGGCAGAGCAGATGAGTATTCAAGGCGTTCGCCCCACGTCATCTGATGTAAAAGTGAAACGGTGGCAGACATTGGGATTCGGTTTATTTATTCATTTTGGCGTGTATTCAGCATTTGGTGGGGAATATAAGGGAAAGCCCGTTAAGCACGGATATAGCGAACAGATTAAGATGTGGGCTGATATTCCTGATGAAGAGTATCTTAAGCAGGCTCAGGCGATGACGCTAGAACATTTTAACCCTCAGGAGATTGTTCAATTAGCGAAGCAGGCAGGGATGCGCTATATTGTATTAACTAGTAAGCATCACGATGGATTTTGTTTGTGGAAGACGGAGACTACCTCATACAATAGTGTGGAAAATATGGCGGGACAGCGTGATATTGTTGGGGAGCTAGCGGAAGAGTGTGCACGTCAGGGGATAAAGTTTGGATTATACTATTCATTAGTTGATTGGCATGCGGGTCATGACTATGATCATGATAACAATAATCGGATTTCATCTGATTTGGCCCATTATATTGAAGCCCAATTGACGGAACTCTTGACTCAGTATGGTGAGATTGTTGAATTATGGTTCGATATGGGCTATCCGACGTTGGAGCAGAGTCAACGCTTGAAGCAATTAGTTGCTCATTTTCAGCCGAATTGTGCGATTAATGGTCGGATTTGGCATAATCAGGGAGACTTCCGAACGTTAGGTGATAATCAAATTCCAGCGCAGGCTCTGGAGGGACCGTGGCAGACACCGGCATCAATTTATCATGAGACATGGGGTTATCGTTCGTGGCAAGTGCGTGAGGATCTGACGGGTAAGGTGACACAATTGATTCAGAATCTCATCGCAGTTCGTGCTCGTGGCGGGAATTATTTGCTCAATATTGGGCCAAAAGGAGACGGGAGCTTGGTACCATTTGAGCGGGAAGTTTTAGAAGCAATTGGTGAGTGGTTGCGTAATCATGCGCATAGTCTCTTTGGCACAAGCGGGATCCAGTTACCTGCGCCAAGTTGGGGAGAGTTAACGGCGAAAGATAATAGGCTGTATGTGCATATCTTTGATGCAGATAGACACGATGTAACGATTAGTGGAATCGCGAACTCGGTGCGAGAAGCGGTCTTAATAGAGAGTGGCGAGACAGTCGCCGTATCTGATGATCATAAAGAGCTGACCTTCTCACTGCCAGAAGGTGTGCAGAATCTAGGTGTTCGGACGATTCAAGTTACCTTGGACAATCACTTGCTAGTTCGTCCCGATCACCGCACGGAGGCCACATCGATGAGTGGCGAGCAATTAAAAAATTACTACCGCTATGTGGATAGTGGGAATTACACCACACTACAGCGAATAAATACGAAAAAAGAAATCTATCTCGAGACAGATGCGAATGATGTCTCCGTGACGATTCAGGGCCAAGCTCGAACGGATAAGCAGTATCGCTTACAAGTGGGAACAGCCTATTATGATATGATGGGAAGCAACTTGATCGGTAGCACGTATGGTCCATTCCAAGTGTCTGATCGATTGACGCCACTGATATTGACAAGCCATATGCCGTATGAAGACTTAGATGTTAAAATTGATCGGATTGATTTACAGTTCAATTGTGAAACTGTTTAA
- a CDS encoding amino acid racemase, which produces MRNFFVILGGMGTLASESFVHQLNQQTPATCDQDYCNYILANHATIPDRTDYIIGKSQDNPLDSLQEDIEQLSALAPDFFVLTCNTAHYFHDQLQAVTDIPILHMPRIAVQAIPPELSHSAEHPLRVSVLGTEGTMKIGVYQQAVEAQGYQYCPPSADLQAKITHLIYHEVKGHKRLNVALLEEIIRQAQTELNCDVVILGCTELSYVYAETDCFGGNPLLPIIDAQGELVTATLARYKHPHY; this is translated from the coding sequence ATGAGAAATTTTTTTGTTATATTAGGAGGTATGGGGACGTTAGCAAGTGAGAGCTTCGTCCACCAGCTAAATCAACAAACCCCAGCGACGTGCGATCAAGATTATTGCAATTATATCTTGGCAAACCATGCGACGATTCCCGATCGAACGGATTATATTATCGGTAAGTCGCAAGACAATCCCTTAGATAGTTTGCAAGAAGATATTGAACAATTATCTGCACTAGCACCCGATTTTTTTGTCTTGACATGTAATACGGCTCATTACTTCCATGATCAACTACAAGCAGTGACAGACATTCCAATCTTGCATATGCCACGTATTGCTGTTCAAGCGATTCCACCTGAACTATCGCATTCAGCTGAACATCCGCTACGTGTGAGTGTGCTTGGCACTGAGGGGACTATGAAGATTGGCGTTTATCAGCAAGCTGTCGAAGCACAAGGTTATCAATATTGCCCACCAAGCGCCGATTTACAGGCAAAAATTACTCACCTCATTTATCATGAAGTCAAAGGGCACAAACGCTTGAATGTTGCTTTATTAGAAGAAATTATTCGTCAAGCTCAGACAGAGTTGAACTGTGATGTGGTTATCTTGGGCTGTACCGAACTCTCATATGTCTATGCTGAGACAGACTGCTTCGGTGGCAATCCTCTCCTACCAATTATCGATGCACAAGGTGAACTCGTCACTGCAACCCTTGCTCGCTACAAACATCCTCACTACTAA